From the genome of uncultured Pseudodesulfovibrio sp., one region includes:
- the secG gene encoding preprotein translocase subunit SecG: METIVIVIHVLACIFLIGAVMLQSGHEGMGVIFGGGSSTMFGSTGAGGLLVKVTAGLATVFLLTSLGYNILSGNKVATQDSIMLQQNAPAAETAAPAEQPKPGVTFKDTGDDAKSE; encoded by the coding sequence GTGGAAACCATAGTCATAGTCATCCATGTTTTGGCTTGCATCTTTTTGATCGGCGCTGTAATGCTTCAGTCCGGTCACGAGGGAATGGGAGTCATCTTCGGCGGCGGTAGCAGCACGATGTTCGGCAGCACCGGTGCGGGCGGTCTCCTTGTAAAGGTAACCGCTGGACTTGCAACGGTTTTCTTGCTTACTTCCCTCGGATATAATATCCTGTCCGGGAACAAGGTTGCCACCCAGGACTCCATCATGCTGCAGCAGAATGCTCCTGCGGCGGAGACTGCGGCTCCGGCTGAACAGCCCAAGCCTGGTGTGACCTTCAAGGATACCGGAGACGACGCCAAGAGCGAGTAA
- a CDS encoding response regulator produces the protein MTAITIFNGCFCDARPVVERVAKITGYRLVEDREIIADAARLSGLNKAMIAGMFNAETAELGLSGPERRQIVSWLRYAVSRKMSAEKNLVFWGFTALLAPRNCASVLSVCLVNETNDRLWSACRDGERTEAEAREFMTKDDRVRGDWVVGVTECNDPWAETLYDMVVPVGVLGIRQSANIIVEQLGNAVVRDSATSRARMNDFRLAAEVQAELARHGHDLAVSARDGAVTLSLESHGSTLKNGTRCLFDEVSELKGVRGVEIGTGQRYNPNDVFQRAICARPSCVEDAREDGLCASACEEDRMITEAVRAHLPYEAWGVSVFVKDGFVSLAVNDHGKLLDRMARKVCELAEAIEGVVGVEFGIGREYHQGAACARIRHERCLAVLADDRRKFVPTLSPRLRHGVETGSFALYDGKSAFYTMDEHEPEVVLFDMPVADGADALRQFKLEHPETEILVLADGGAEQDREACMSLGAFAYLNKPVNTAALSETIRAACQKSRSISCP, from the coding sequence ATGACAGCCATTACAATATTCAACGGATGTTTCTGCGATGCCCGGCCAGTGGTCGAACGTGTTGCGAAAATCACCGGGTATCGCCTGGTTGAGGACCGGGAGATCATTGCTGACGCGGCCCGCCTTTCGGGCCTGAACAAGGCGATGATTGCCGGAATGTTCAACGCTGAAACAGCTGAATTGGGCTTGAGCGGACCGGAGCGAAGACAGATCGTAAGCTGGCTTAGATATGCTGTTTCTCGCAAGATGAGTGCCGAGAAGAACTTGGTTTTCTGGGGTTTTACGGCATTGCTTGCTCCCCGTAACTGCGCAAGCGTTCTCAGCGTTTGTTTGGTCAACGAAACGAACGATCGGCTTTGGTCCGCATGTCGTGATGGTGAGCGAACCGAAGCCGAGGCGCGAGAGTTCATGACCAAGGACGACAGGGTTCGTGGGGATTGGGTTGTCGGCGTTACGGAATGCAACGATCCTTGGGCGGAGACGCTGTACGATATGGTGGTTCCCGTCGGGGTGCTTGGAATTCGACAGAGCGCGAACATCATTGTCGAGCAGTTGGGTAATGCCGTAGTTCGGGATTCAGCAACCAGTCGGGCGCGCATGAACGATTTCAGATTGGCGGCCGAAGTGCAGGCCGAACTTGCACGGCATGGACATGATCTGGCCGTGTCTGCGCGAGATGGGGCTGTCACTTTAAGTCTTGAAAGCCATGGCTCCACCCTGAAGAACGGCACCCGTTGCCTCTTTGATGAGGTCTCCGAACTCAAAGGGGTCCGGGGCGTGGAGATTGGCACCGGGCAGCGCTACAACCCCAACGATGTTTTTCAGCGAGCGATTTGCGCTCGTCCGAGCTGTGTGGAGGATGCCAGGGAAGACGGCCTTTGTGCCTCGGCATGTGAAGAGGATAGGATGATCACCGAGGCTGTCCGCGCCCATCTTCCCTATGAAGCCTGGGGCGTATCTGTGTTTGTCAAGGATGGCTTTGTATCCCTGGCTGTCAACGACCATGGCAAGCTGCTGGATCGCATGGCCCGAAAGGTTTGTGAATTGGCGGAAGCTATCGAAGGTGTGGTCGGTGTTGAATTCGGCATTGGCCGGGAATACCACCAGGGTGCGGCCTGCGCCCGAATCCGTCACGAGCGTTGCCTGGCAGTACTTGCGGACGACAGGCGCAAGTTTGTTCCAACCTTGTCTCCGCGTCTGCGGCATGGTGTTGAGACGGGCTCTTTTGCCCTGTACGACGGGAAGAGCGCGTTTTACACCATGGACGAGCATGAGCCCGAGGTCGTTCTGTTCGACATGCCGGTCGCTGATGGAGCCGATGCTTTGCGGCAATTCAAGTTGGAGCATCCGGAAACCGAGATTCTGGTCCTGGCCGACGGGGGTGCCGAACAGGACCGCGAGGCATGCATGAGCCTGGGGGCCTTTGCATATCTGAATAAGCCGGTGAACACCGCCGCTTTGAGTGAGACCATACGAGCAGCCTGCCAGAAGTCCCGTTCCATTTCCTGCCCGTGA
- a CDS encoding SulP family inorganic anion transporter has protein sequence MKVFNYDFKCLRGDVCGGLTAGIVALPLALAFGVASGAGAAAGLYGAIALGFFAAVFGGTQTQISGPTGPMTIVAASAVAAFPGHPHYIIAVFLIAGFGQIVIGSARLGTFVRFIPYPVVSGFMNGIGVIIILLQLEPLLGLPSVSSPMAALVGLGSALGNFQPQALMLGLLTIAIVFLVPARITRVVPSPLIALLIGTVIAWEGHFDVAMIGSIPSALPQPSMPGFEASQIGRILGLGLALSVLGTIDSLLTSVVADSLTRKKHDSNRELIGQGLGNMVSAILGGLPGAGATMRTVVNIKAGGTTRVSGVIHASLLLAILLGLGPLASHIPMAVLAGILVKVGVDIIDYRLLSLVKRAPRTDLLVMVVVFGVTVFIDLIVAVGVGVTLAAAMIAVRTARQCSVSVSEVDNCPQADLAEDAIQRETDYGIQVVTIRGPFFFGTTANMQDKFSSMLGTRVLVVNCLDVPFMDISAVFALGETIEKLQAAKISVLLAVTAEQRENLQKLGMDKLLSPDAYYASHEAVLAAARKLLAGHNRPENLMPRVSGMAT, from the coding sequence GTGAAAGTCTTCAATTATGATTTCAAATGCTTGCGTGGAGATGTTTGCGGAGGGTTGACCGCCGGTATCGTGGCTTTGCCCCTTGCGCTTGCCTTTGGAGTGGCTTCTGGAGCCGGAGCGGCGGCGGGTTTGTACGGCGCCATTGCCCTCGGATTCTTCGCTGCCGTGTTCGGCGGAACCCAGACCCAGATTTCCGGGCCAACGGGCCCTATGACCATTGTGGCCGCTTCGGCCGTGGCCGCGTTTCCCGGGCATCCGCACTATATCATCGCCGTTTTCCTGATCGCGGGCTTTGGGCAGATAGTTATCGGATCGGCTCGTCTTGGGACATTTGTGCGCTTTATTCCGTATCCCGTGGTTTCCGGGTTCATGAACGGCATTGGCGTGATCATCATATTGCTGCAATTGGAGCCGCTCCTGGGGTTGCCATCGGTCAGCTCGCCTATGGCCGCTCTGGTCGGGCTCGGATCCGCCCTTGGCAACTTTCAACCCCAAGCGCTCATGCTGGGGCTTTTGACCATTGCCATTGTTTTTCTGGTTCCCGCCAGGATCACACGGGTGGTGCCGTCCCCGCTCATCGCGTTGCTGATCGGAACGGTCATTGCCTGGGAAGGGCATTTCGATGTGGCCATGATCGGTTCCATTCCCTCCGCTTTACCGCAGCCGAGCATGCCGGGGTTTGAAGCCTCTCAGATTGGAAGAATCCTAGGACTCGGTCTGGCACTGTCAGTGCTCGGTACCATCGACTCCCTTCTGACATCTGTCGTTGCCGACTCTCTGACCCGTAAAAAGCATGATTCCAACCGCGAACTCATCGGGCAGGGGCTCGGCAACATGGTTTCGGCCATTCTGGGTGGCTTGCCCGGAGCGGGAGCGACCATGCGCACGGTGGTCAACATTAAGGCAGGGGGAACAACCCGGGTATCCGGCGTTATCCATGCCTCGCTGCTTCTGGCGATCTTGTTGGGACTGGGCCCCTTGGCGTCGCATATTCCCATGGCCGTTCTGGCTGGTATCCTGGTCAAGGTGGGCGTGGACATCATCGATTACCGACTGCTGTCCCTGGTGAAACGAGCTCCCCGAACCGACCTCTTGGTCATGGTCGTGGTCTTTGGGGTTACGGTTTTCATTGATCTGATCGTGGCTGTGGGCGTGGGCGTGACCCTGGCAGCCGCCATGATTGCGGTGCGGACCGCGCGCCAGTGCAGCGTCTCCGTCTCGGAAGTGGATAATTGTCCGCAGGCAGACCTGGCCGAGGACGCCATTCAGCGGGAAACGGACTACGGCATTCAGGTCGTCACCATTCGCGGACCGTTTTTTTTCGGCACTACCGCGAACATGCAGGACAAGTTTTCCTCCATGCTCGGCACCCGTGTTTTGGTGGTCAACTGCCTCGATGTTCCCTTCATGGACATCTCCGCCGTTTTTGCACTTGGTGAAACCATCGAGAAACTGCAAGCGGCCAAGATTTCCGTGTTGCTGGCGGTGACCGCAGAGCAACGCGAGAACCTGCAGAAACTGGGCATGGATAAACTGCTTTCGCCCGATGCCTATTACGCCAGCCATGAGGCGGTCCTGGCCGCGGCGCGCAAACTCCTGGCCGGACACAACCGTCCGGAGAACCTGATGCCCCGGGTAAGCGGTATGGCGACCTAG
- a CDS encoding glycine betaine ABC transporter substrate-binding protein, whose product MSSGFRRFAVAFLVIATLFCSTFPAHAAKKITVASVSWTGVTIKSEIAVAVLKSLGYQAENKVLSVPITYSALANGDADVFFGNWMPSMATIANKFFDNGKVVKYVANMPGAKYTLAVPTFCAQAGLKDFSDIAKFGDKLDWKIYGIEPGNDGNLIIQDMIDKNMFGLGKFKLVASSEVAMLSQVQAYAANNKWIVFLGWAPHSMNERIDMTYLTGSTDATFGANDGTATVWTNIRKGLEQDNPNVAKLFKNMMFPVSMMNQIMTSVHKDSSISLNKAGLLWLKAHPEMYDKWLEGVTTTDGKPGAPAFKAYLDSKM is encoded by the coding sequence ATGTCTTCCGGCTTCAGGCGGTTCGCCGTCGCCTTCCTCGTCATCGCAACCCTGTTCTGCTCCACCTTTCCCGCCCACGCGGCCAAAAAGATCACTGTGGCCAGCGTTTCCTGGACCGGTGTGACCATCAAATCCGAAATAGCGGTCGCCGTTTTAAAGAGTCTGGGCTACCAGGCCGAAAACAAGGTCTTATCCGTCCCCATCACCTACTCCGCTCTGGCCAATGGCGACGCCGATGTATTCTTCGGCAACTGGATGCCCTCCATGGCCACCATCGCGAACAAGTTCTTCGACAACGGCAAGGTCGTCAAATACGTGGCAAACATGCCTGGAGCCAAATACACGTTGGCCGTGCCCACCTTTTGCGCCCAGGCAGGGCTTAAGGATTTCAGCGATATAGCCAAATTCGGCGACAAGCTGGACTGGAAGATATACGGCATCGAACCGGGCAACGACGGCAATCTGATCATTCAAGACATGATTGACAAGAACATGTTCGGACTGGGCAAATTCAAACTCGTCGCATCCAGCGAAGTGGCCATGCTCTCTCAGGTCCAGGCCTATGCCGCCAACAACAAGTGGATCGTCTTTCTCGGCTGGGCCCCGCACAGCATGAACGAGCGCATCGACATGACCTATTTGACCGGCAGCACGGACGCAACCTTCGGAGCCAACGACGGTACCGCCACAGTGTGGACCAATATCCGCAAAGGCCTGGAACAGGATAATCCCAATGTTGCGAAACTGTTCAAGAACATGATGTTCCCGGTGTCCATGATGAACCAGATCATGACCTCGGTGCACAAGGATTCTTCCATAAGCCTGAACAAGGCCGGACTCCTATGGCTCAAGGCACATCCCGAGATGTACGATAAATGGCTCGAAGGCGTGACCACCACCGACGGCAAGCCCGGGGCCCCCGCCTTCAAGGCGTATCTCGATTCCAAGATGTAA
- the betB gene encoding betaine-aldehyde dehydrogenase: MIQSMLYIDGKWMQSASGTTREIINPFDGEVIATVPEGCREDARAAIHAARIAFDEGGWPQTPAAERGRLLFHLADLIERDREELARLESLDTGKTVEESRWDMDDIVGIFRYFAGLADKDGGEVISSPIPDSTSTLVREPVGVCGQISPWNYPLLQASWKMAPALAAGCTIVMKPSEITPLTTLKVTELAEEAGFPPGVVNTVLGPGAEVGAELAENPDVDLISFTGGIATGKTIMRSAAENVKKVALELGGKNPNIIFDDADLELAVDYALNGVFFHAGQICSAGARVMVQEGIHDRFVEALHQRMAAIKIGNGFDETTQMGPLISAEHLAKVEGYVEIAQKEGAKLMLGGYRPEDPELANGFFFLPTLFSECKNDMRIVQEEVFGPVITVERFSTEDEAVERANSTIYGLSAGFWTSDPNRMERVSKRLRFGTVWINDFNVYFVQAPWGGYKQSGLGRELGAMGLEEYTEVKHIYRNHATKPLNWFGVKVE; encoded by the coding sequence ATGATACAGAGCATGCTATATATCGATGGAAAGTGGATGCAAAGCGCGTCTGGCACGACCCGTGAGATTATCAACCCATTTGATGGCGAGGTAATTGCCACCGTGCCCGAGGGGTGCCGCGAAGACGCTCGGGCGGCTATTCACGCCGCGCGGATCGCCTTTGATGAAGGCGGCTGGCCGCAAACGCCAGCCGCCGAGCGAGGACGGCTGCTATTCCACCTGGCCGACCTTATTGAACGAGACCGCGAGGAACTGGCCCGGCTAGAAAGCCTGGACACAGGCAAGACCGTGGAGGAAAGCCGCTGGGATATGGATGATATAGTGGGTATTTTCCGCTATTTCGCCGGGTTGGCCGACAAGGACGGAGGCGAGGTCATTTCCTCGCCCATCCCGGATTCCACCAGCACCCTGGTCCGCGAGCCTGTCGGAGTCTGCGGCCAGATATCGCCGTGGAACTATCCCCTGCTCCAGGCTTCCTGGAAGATGGCCCCGGCCCTTGCCGCCGGGTGCACCATCGTCATGAAACCGAGCGAGATAACTCCCCTGACTACGCTCAAGGTCACGGAACTGGCCGAAGAGGCCGGGTTCCCGCCCGGTGTGGTCAATACGGTCCTCGGTCCCGGCGCCGAGGTCGGCGCGGAGTTGGCCGAAAACCCGGATGTGGACCTCATCTCTTTCACTGGAGGCATCGCAACGGGCAAGACAATCATGCGCTCAGCCGCTGAAAATGTAAAAAAAGTCGCCCTGGAACTAGGCGGCAAGAATCCGAACATCATCTTCGACGACGCGGACCTGGAATTGGCCGTGGATTACGCCCTGAACGGTGTATTCTTCCATGCCGGGCAGATCTGCTCTGCCGGAGCGCGGGTCATGGTCCAGGAGGGAATCCACGACCGGTTTGTCGAGGCCTTGCACCAACGCATGGCGGCAATCAAAATCGGCAACGGGTTTGACGAAACGACCCAGATGGGGCCGCTCATTTCCGCCGAACACCTGGCCAAGGTCGAAGGATACGTTGAAATCGCCCAAAAGGAAGGGGCGAAGCTCATGCTCGGCGGCTACCGGCCAGAAGATCCTGAGTTGGCGAACGGATTCTTTTTCCTTCCCACGTTGTTCTCCGAATGCAAGAACGACATGCGCATCGTCCAGGAGGAGGTCTTCGGCCCGGTCATCACTGTGGAACGATTCTCCACCGAGGACGAAGCTGTCGAACGCGCCAACTCCACCATCTACGGTCTGTCCGCCGGATTCTGGACCAGTGATCCGAACCGCATGGAGCGGGTCTCCAAGAGGCTCCGCTTCGGTACGGTCTGGATCAACGACTTCAACGTCTATTTCGTTCAGGCACCCTGGGGCGGCTACAAGCAGTCCGGGTTGGGCCGCGAACTGGGCGCCATGGGCCTCGAGGAATATACCGAGGTCAAACACATCTACCGCAACCACGCCACCAAGCCCCTTAATTGGTTCGGCGTGAAGGTCGAGTAA
- the betA gene encoding choline dehydrogenase has product MKHYDYIIVGGGSAGSVLANRLSANPKNKVLVLEAGLPDFKLDFRIHMPAALTYPLAGKTYNWWYESDPEPHMNNRRIYQPRGKVLGGSSCINGMIYIRGNAMDYEKWAKEDSLENWDYAHCLPYFKRFECRMDGADEYQGAVGPLYLTTPECDNPLFDAFFQAVQQAGYPITKDVNGYQQEGFGKFDRNTYRGRRWNAARAYIHPVKNRRNLTIKCKAMTTRILFEGKRAVGVEYTRGKRTFKAYGGEIISCGGAINSPQLLQLSGVGNGRELSALGIGVVNDLPGVGENLQDHLELYVQYACKQPVSMFPCLKWYNQPWIGMKWLFGHTGEAATNHFEAGGFIRGNDRVEYPNLQYHFLPIAIRYDGSAPNEGHGYQVHVGPMNTDVRGHVKLKSADPADYPSILFNYLSTEQEKKEWVEAIRKTREIMTQPAFDELRGKELAPGAQAQTDEEILDFVAREGESAYHPSCTCAMGNHDMAVTGPDLKVHGVEGLRVVDASVMPYVTNGNIYAPVMMIAEKAADIILGNTPLPPEQAPFYQHTK; this is encoded by the coding sequence ATGAAGCATTACGATTACATAATTGTCGGCGGAGGTTCCGCCGGTTCGGTCCTGGCCAACCGGTTGAGCGCCAATCCCAAAAACAAGGTTCTGGTCCTAGAGGCCGGGCTTCCCGATTTCAAATTAGATTTCCGCATCCACATGCCTGCGGCCCTGACCTATCCTCTGGCGGGAAAAACCTACAACTGGTGGTACGAGTCCGACCCCGAACCGCACATGAACAACCGGCGCATCTACCAACCGCGCGGCAAGGTCCTGGGTGGCTCAAGTTGTATCAATGGCATGATCTACATCCGTGGAAACGCCATGGATTATGAGAAATGGGCCAAAGAAGACAGCCTGGAAAACTGGGACTACGCTCACTGCCTGCCGTACTTCAAACGCTTTGAATGCCGCATGGACGGAGCAGACGAATACCAGGGCGCGGTCGGCCCTCTCTATCTGACCACACCGGAATGCGACAATCCACTGTTCGACGCCTTTTTTCAGGCTGTTCAACAGGCTGGCTACCCGATTACCAAGGACGTCAACGGATATCAGCAGGAAGGATTCGGTAAATTCGACCGCAATACCTACCGTGGGCGCCGTTGGAACGCGGCCAGGGCATACATCCATCCGGTAAAGAATCGGCGCAACCTGACCATCAAATGCAAGGCCATGACCACGCGCATCCTGTTCGAAGGCAAGCGGGCCGTAGGCGTGGAATATACGCGCGGCAAACGAACCTTCAAGGCTTACGGCGGTGAGATTATTTCCTGCGGCGGAGCTATCAACTCGCCGCAATTATTGCAACTTTCCGGAGTTGGCAACGGGCGCGAGCTATCCGCTCTTGGCATTGGCGTGGTCAACGACCTGCCCGGAGTGGGCGAAAATCTTCAGGACCACCTGGAACTCTACGTCCAGTATGCCTGCAAACAGCCGGTCTCAATGTTTCCCTGCCTGAAATGGTACAACCAACCCTGGATCGGCATGAAATGGCTCTTCGGGCATACCGGCGAGGCAGCCACCAACCACTTCGAGGCGGGCGGCTTCATTCGGGGCAACGACCGGGTAGAATATCCCAACCTCCAATACCACTTCCTGCCCATAGCCATCCGCTACGACGGCTCGGCACCTAACGAAGGCCACGGCTACCAGGTCCACGTCGGTCCGATGAATACCGATGTGCGCGGCCACGTGAAACTCAAATCCGCCGATCCGGCAGACTACCCTTCCATCCTGTTCAACTACTTATCCACCGAGCAGGAAAAAAAGGAATGGGTTGAGGCCATCCGTAAAACCCGCGAGATCATGACCCAGCCCGCTTTTGACGAACTGCGCGGCAAGGAGCTCGCTCCCGGCGCCCAGGCTCAGACCGATGAAGAGATTCTCGATTTCGTGGCTCGCGAAGGCGAGTCCGCCTATCATCCCAGCTGCACCTGCGCCATGGGCAACCACGATATGGCCGTGACTGGTCCTGATCTGAAAGTCCACGGCGTGGAAGGGTTGCGCGTGGTTGACGCCTCGGTGATGCCGTATGTGACCAACGGCAACATTTACGCCCCGGTCATGATGATCGCGGAAAAGGCGGCCGACATCATCCTCGGCAACACCCCCCTGCCCCCTGAACAAGCTCCATTCTATCAACATACGAAATAG
- a CDS encoding GntR family transcriptional regulator → MSAPHITSTLFSPVQAGRASEEVALQIEAAIVDGRLSSGERLPSERVMQSQFGTGRGVVREAIKILKQKGLLEVRKGAKGGAYVRELDVANVSESLGLFLKQHPIEPEKLIEFRETMDRTITKLALAHGTLKEKEDLLEEAMRLEILLREEEPDLLVTSELDRQLNVMLARMARNPLFEWVMHALQMGFSSHDYALYQNPRFRERAATNWSDTARALRDGQLMLALGFISHHYILLRQCIEENGTAPQDAEFLQEDQP, encoded by the coding sequence TTGAGCGCACCCCACATAACTTCGACGCTCTTTTCGCCTGTTCAGGCTGGACGGGCGAGCGAGGAAGTCGCATTGCAGATCGAAGCCGCCATCGTGGACGGCCGATTGTCATCCGGGGAACGTTTGCCCAGCGAACGGGTCATGCAATCCCAGTTCGGCACGGGGCGTGGCGTTGTCCGTGAGGCCATCAAAATCCTCAAACAAAAAGGGCTTCTCGAAGTCCGCAAGGGGGCCAAGGGAGGCGCCTACGTCCGCGAGTTGGACGTAGCCAACGTTTCTGAATCCCTTGGTCTTTTTCTCAAACAACACCCAATCGAGCCGGAAAAGCTGATCGAATTCCGTGAGACCATGGACCGAACCATCACGAAACTGGCCCTGGCCCACGGAACGCTCAAAGAGAAGGAAGATCTTCTCGAAGAGGCCATGCGTCTCGAAATTCTTCTCCGGGAAGAAGAGCCTGACCTGTTGGTCACCAGCGAGCTGGATCGCCAGTTGAATGTCATGCTCGCCCGTATGGCTCGCAACCCGCTCTTCGAGTGGGTAATGCACGCTTTGCAGATGGGATTCAGTTCTCACGACTACGCCCTCTACCAGAACCCTCGATTCCGGGAACGGGCGGCGACCAACTGGAGCGACACGGCCCGTGCTCTTCGCGATGGCCAGCTCATGCTCGCTCTGGGTTTCATCAGCCACCACTATATTCTGCTTAGGCAGTGCATCGAAGAAAACGGTACGGCACCGCAGGATGCCGAGTTCCTGCAGGAAGACCAACCATAG
- a CDS encoding acetyltransferase — translation MHIDEACKQDYPELLLVWERSVRATHDFLAENDIESLRSLILKHYFDAVTLSCARDEHGKILGFSGVFNGNLEMLFIDPESRGQGIGTALCRHAVDHLGVTSVDVNEQNPQALGFYEHFGFKIIGRSPLDGQGKPYPLLHLALH, via the coding sequence ATGCACATAGATGAGGCCTGTAAACAGGATTACCCTGAACTGCTCCTGGTCTGGGAGCGTTCAGTTCGTGCAACCCATGACTTCCTGGCTGAAAATGACATTGAATCGCTTCGGTCCCTGATCCTGAAACACTATTTTGACGCAGTGACTCTCAGCTGCGCTCGGGATGAACACGGGAAAATCCTCGGATTCAGCGGCGTTTTCAACGGCAACCTCGAGATGCTCTTTATCGATCCTGAAAGCCGTGGCCAGGGTATCGGGACGGCCTTGTGCCGTCACGCCGTGGACCACCTCGGCGTGACCAGTGTTGATGTCAACGAGCAAAACCCGCAGGCCCTGGGATTCTACGAGCACTTCGGCTTCAAAATCATAGGCCGCTCTCCCTTGGACGGACAGGGCAAACCGTATCCCCTACTCCACTTGGCTTTACATTGA